In Flavobacterium sp., a single window of DNA contains:
- a CDS encoding cupin domain-containing protein has product METNTTFRRIVTGHNTEGKAIIISDEVPTRTYMVGGPNGAKFHEVWNTKQTPALIDAVSQDPEETGLILGPPKQGTRIRVIDFPPEGDEIRNLTKEQAAEHFKTMNGEHASKAGGNAPHPLMHKTETIDYGIVLDGELTLIVDEGETTAKAGDIIVQRGTNHAWSNKSGKVCRVVFILIDGQFEENLR; this is encoded by the coding sequence ATGGAAACAAATACAACATTCAGACGTATCGTAACCGGACATAATACAGAAGGTAAAGCGATTATTATTTCAGATGAAGTTCCAACAAGAACTTATATGGTTGGCGGACCAAACGGAGCCAAATTTCATGAGGTTTGGAACACGAAACAAACTCCTGCTTTAATTGATGCTGTTTCTCAAGATCCTGAAGAAACCGGACTTATTCTGGGGCCTCCAAAACAGGGAACAAGAATACGAGTTATCGATTTTCCGCCAGAAGGTGATGAAATACGAAATCTTACCAAAGAACAAGCTGCTGAGCATTTTAAAACCATGAACGGTGAGCACGCTTCTAAAGCGGGCGGAAATGCACCTCATCCTTTAATGCATAAAACAGAAACGATTGATTACGGAATTGTTCTGGATGGCGAATTAACCTTAATTGTTGACGAAGGTGAAACCACAGCAAAAGCAGGAGATATTATTGTGCAAAGAGGTACAAATCATGCCTGGAGCAATAAATCAGGAAAAGTATGCCGTGTTGTCTTCATCTTAATTGACGGGCAATTTGAAGAAAACCTTCGTTAA